From Zhongshania aliphaticivorans, one genomic window encodes:
- the pth gene encoding aminoacyl-tRNA hydrolase — protein sequence MTTIKLIVGLANPGPQYHDTRHNAGAWFVSELARQHHCTLSSESRFFGDTARIQYQGADLRLLVPTTFMNRSGQAIAALANFYRIPAEAILVAHDELDLAPGTARFKTGGGHGGHNGLRDTIAQLGNNNNFHRLRVGIGHPGSAAQVTNYVLGKPPADERISIDRCIDEALRSLPDAVNGDWAKAMNQLHSYKQG from the coding sequence TTGACTACGATAAAACTGATCGTTGGGCTGGCTAACCCCGGCCCGCAATATCACGATACTCGTCACAATGCGGGCGCCTGGTTCGTTTCAGAACTGGCGCGCCAGCATCATTGCACGCTCAGCAGCGAATCTCGGTTTTTTGGCGACACCGCCAGAATCCAATACCAAGGTGCAGACCTGCGCCTATTAGTCCCCACCACATTTATGAACCGCAGCGGTCAAGCTATCGCAGCACTTGCTAATTTTTACCGAATTCCGGCTGAGGCCATTCTCGTCGCCCACGACGAGCTGGATCTCGCCCCCGGCACCGCCCGCTTCAAAACCGGCGGCGGCCATGGCGGCCACAACGGCCTGCGCGATACCATTGCCCAACTGGGCAATAACAACAATTTCCACCGCCTGCGGGTTGGCATTGGCCACCCCGGCAGCGCGGCGCAAGTCACCAATTATGTTCTTGGCAAACCGCCAGCCGACGAGCGCATCAGCATCGACCGCTGTATCGACGAAGCCCTGCGCAGCCTCCCCGACGCCGTTAACGGCGACTGGGCCAAGGCCATGAATCAACTACACAGCTATAAACAAGGGTAA
- a CDS encoding tetratricopeptide repeat protein yields the protein MRSVLPSLLFTLTLLSGCASLVSEPETSPAEEARPTVSEKPLRPFPEDTFFDLLVAEVALRYHDLDTALDNYSYQADKTSDRGVISTTARLAQYLNRDQVAQKYAQQWLQFEPESAEAHYILASSLSRSQRPLDAFPHMTKVMELGGESNFAALAATVLSRSEAEQNTFLQQLNAQLDRYPGENSLKIAKALMLQYQQQETAALALIQQVLIDEPDNPHALLIETRTLAQLGQDDEALTRLRYAVDQNPNHKRLRHDLARRLVKSDLFQAKAQYELLVRQNPDDSDLLLELMLINRELSNTDEAAQQLESLSDTPAHSSRAHYVLGRLAEEDRNWPEAIAHYEQAVTNPEFSPASQRLASISLSIDGAEKTLERLQNLRLRMPEHSSLIYLLEAEILRKETQYQRGYDLLSSALVNTPDDEQLRYARSLFSEKLGNLDGVETDLRHIIARDPENATALNALGYSLATLSSRLDEAETLVKRALLIEPEDAAIIDSYGWILFLKGNIDGAVKVLEKAYSKSQDHEIAAHYGEALWNSGDEQRAKTVWKAGLKDTPNSPIIFDTLRRLKLLND from the coding sequence ATGCGTTCTGTCTTACCAAGCCTGTTATTCACATTAACGCTACTGAGCGGCTGCGCCAGCTTAGTATCTGAGCCTGAGACAAGCCCTGCGGAAGAGGCCCGCCCAACGGTCAGCGAAAAACCCCTGCGCCCCTTCCCCGAGGACACGTTTTTCGATCTCCTCGTTGCCGAAGTCGCCCTGCGCTACCACGACCTAGACACCGCACTGGACAACTACAGCTACCAAGCCGATAAAACTAGCGATCGCGGTGTCATCAGCACCACAGCCCGTCTCGCGCAGTACCTAAACCGCGATCAAGTGGCCCAAAAATACGCGCAACAGTGGTTACAATTTGAGCCAGAAAGCGCCGAGGCCCACTATATACTGGCCTCGTCACTGTCGCGCAGCCAACGCCCCCTGGACGCATTCCCACACATGACCAAGGTCATGGAATTAGGAGGCGAGAGTAATTTCGCGGCCTTGGCCGCCACCGTTCTCTCTCGCTCCGAAGCGGAACAAAACACCTTTTTGCAACAACTAAATGCCCAGCTAGACCGCTACCCAGGGGAAAACTCCCTCAAGATTGCCAAAGCATTAATGCTCCAGTATCAGCAGCAAGAGACCGCAGCCCTGGCACTTATTCAACAAGTCCTCATCGACGAGCCAGACAATCCCCACGCCCTGCTTATTGAAACACGCACCCTAGCCCAATTAGGGCAAGACGATGAAGCGCTCACCCGCCTACGTTACGCGGTAGACCAAAACCCCAACCACAAGCGCCTGCGCCACGACCTCGCCCGACGCTTGGTAAAATCCGACTTATTCCAAGCCAAAGCCCAATACGAACTGTTAGTTAGGCAAAACCCCGACGACAGTGATCTACTGCTAGAGCTCATGCTGATCAATCGCGAACTCAGCAATACCGACGAGGCCGCCCAACAGCTTGAATCCCTTAGCGACACCCCCGCCCATAGCAGTCGCGCCCACTACGTACTCGGCCGTCTCGCCGAAGAAGACCGCAACTGGCCCGAAGCCATCGCCCACTATGAACAAGCCGTTACCAACCCCGAGTTCAGCCCTGCCAGCCAGCGTCTGGCCAGCATCTCATTAAGCATCGACGGCGCCGAAAAAACCCTAGAGCGCTTACAAAACCTGCGCTTGCGCATGCCTGAACACAGCAGCCTGATTTACTTACTGGAAGCGGAAATACTGCGCAAAGAGACCCAGTATCAGCGCGGCTACGATCTACTGAGCAGCGCCCTAGTAAACACGCCAGATGACGAGCAGCTGCGCTACGCCCGCTCACTGTTTAGCGAGAAACTCGGCAACCTCGATGGCGTCGAAACCGACCTCAGGCACATTATTGCTCGCGACCCAGAGAATGCGACGGCGCTTAATGCCCTCGGCTACAGCCTAGCCACCCTCAGCTCCCGGCTTGATGAGGCCGAAACCCTCGTTAAGCGCGCCCTCCTCATCGAACCCGAAGACGCCGCCATTATCGACAGCTACGGCTGGATACTGTTTCTCAAAGGCAATATTGACGGCGCAGTAAAAGTGCTAGAAAAAGCCTACAGCAAAAGTCAGGACCACGAAATTGCCGCTCACTATGGCGAAGCCCTCTGGAACAGCGGCGATGAGCAACGCGCGAAAACCGTGTGGAAGGCAGGCCTTAAAGACACCCCAAACAGCCCGATTATTTTTGACACCCTGCGCAGACTGAAGCTACTCAATGATTAG
- the ychF gene encoding redox-regulated ATPase YchF, with protein sequence MGFNCGIVGLPNVGKSTLFNALTNAGIDAANFPFCTIEPNSGIVMVPDQRLHALSAIVKPERVMPATMEFVDIAGLVAGASKGEGLGNKFLANIRETDAIAHVVRCFDNDNIIHVANKIDPAADIDIINTELALADMESIDKQLQKVVRVARSGDKEATVLKNLFEKLLAHLNEGKPVRSLKLDADEMQRTRTLHLLTIKPTMYIANVNEDGFENNPHLDVVRAIAAEDGAIVVPICNKLESEIAELDDDEKVEFLTDLGMEEPGLDRVIRAGYQLLGLQTYFTAGVKEVRAWTIPVGATAPQSAGVIHTDFEKGFIRAEVIAYDDYIQYKGEQGSKDAGKWRLEGKDYIVKDGDVVHFRFNV encoded by the coding sequence ATGGGATTTAACTGCGGCATCGTCGGACTGCCCAATGTCGGCAAGTCAACCCTCTTCAATGCACTGACCAACGCTGGCATTGACGCGGCCAATTTCCCGTTCTGCACCATCGAGCCGAATTCCGGCATTGTCATGGTGCCCGATCAACGCCTCCATGCGCTATCTGCCATCGTCAAACCCGAGCGCGTAATGCCCGCCACCATGGAATTTGTCGACATCGCCGGCCTCGTCGCTGGCGCCTCCAAAGGGGAAGGTCTGGGCAATAAGTTTTTAGCCAATATTCGCGAAACCGACGCCATTGCCCATGTTGTGCGCTGCTTCGACAACGACAACATCATCCACGTTGCCAATAAAATCGACCCCGCCGCCGACATCGACATCATCAATACCGAGCTGGCACTCGCGGACATGGAGAGCATCGACAAGCAACTACAAAAAGTCGTTCGCGTTGCGCGCAGCGGCGACAAAGAAGCCACCGTACTTAAAAACCTGTTTGAGAAGCTTCTGGCCCACCTCAACGAAGGCAAACCCGTACGCTCACTCAAACTTGATGCCGACGAAATGCAGCGCACCCGCACACTGCACCTACTGACCATCAAACCCACGATGTACATCGCCAACGTTAACGAAGACGGCTTTGAAAACAATCCGCACCTTGACGTAGTACGCGCCATCGCAGCAGAAGACGGCGCCATCGTTGTCCCTATCTGCAACAAACTAGAATCTGAAATCGCTGAGCTCGACGACGACGAAAAAGTCGAATTCCTTACCGATCTCGGCATGGAAGAGCCCGGCCTAGACCGCGTCATTCGCGCAGGCTACCAACTACTCGGCCTGCAAACCTACTTCACGGCAGGCGTAAAAGAAGTTCGCGCCTGGACAATCCCCGTTGGCGCCACCGCGCCACAATCGGCGGGCGTCATTCACACCGATTTTGAAAAAGGCTTTATCCGCGCCGAAGTGATCGCCTATGACGATTACATTCAATACAAAGGCGAGCAAGGCAGCAAAGACGCTGGCAAATGGCGCTTAGAAGGCAAAGATTACATCGTAAAAGACGGCGATGTTGTCCATTTCCGCTTCAATGTCTAA
- a CDS encoding 50S ribosomal protein L25/general stress protein Ctc, translating into MSSDYTVSATVRADVGKGASRRLRRLEGEIPAIVYGGEKAPQMLNLIHKDLIRLLNDEAFYTSILTLDVDGQKESVVLKDLQRHPAKLRVLHADFLRVNADTPITLHVPLHFLNEDICVGVKLQGGNITHAATDIEVQCLPKDLPEFIEVDMAKIETGTTLHISDLVLPAGVSSTALALGEDHDQAIATVHAPRGASSDDEDEAEASDAE; encoded by the coding sequence ATGTCTAGCGATTACACAGTTAGCGCAACAGTACGCGCAGATGTAGGGAAAGGTGCGAGCCGCCGCCTACGTCGTCTGGAAGGTGAAATTCCTGCTATTGTTTACGGTGGCGAAAAAGCACCACAAATGCTCAATCTGATTCACAAAGACCTGATCAGATTGCTCAACGACGAAGCTTTCTACACCTCCATCCTGACCTTGGATGTTGATGGCCAGAAAGAGTCTGTAGTACTGAAGGATCTGCAACGCCACCCAGCTAAATTGCGCGTTTTACACGCCGATTTCCTGCGCGTCAATGCCGACACCCCCATTACTCTCCATGTGCCACTACACTTCTTAAATGAAGATATCTGTGTCGGCGTCAAACTGCAGGGCGGCAATATCACCCACGCAGCAACCGACATCGAAGTTCAGTGCTTACCGAAGGATCTCCCCGAGTTCATTGAAGTGGACATGGCCAAGATCGAAACTGGCACCACACTCCACATCTCTGACCTCGTACTACCAGCCGGTGTTAGCAGCACCGCCCTAGCACTGGGTGAAGATCACGACCAAGCCATTGCTACTGTTCACGCTCCACGCGGCGCTTCTAGCGACGATGAAGACGAAGCAGAAGCAAGCGACGCAGAGTAA
- a CDS encoding Ig domain-containing protein gives MKLLLRASLLALSLTTITACGGGGGSDGPSLTPNGQTPGSGNTNTSVRFGISNSSGFQDGVIGSDLTELAQNDSTTLRVAFVDENGAPVTTPAQIEFTSTCVSDGASSITPATTTNATGLVSVTYTAEGCNISDTVVATTTINNTKLIASVSLATSSDIGTGGGNGGGDTTDIRFGTFANNSFVDGAIKANFTSLQPGDKVNLEVSFINGDGLPYTDPASVTFTSTCISANLATITPASVTNSNGLIQAQYTSVSCNGEDNVIATTSVDNVALNANVVLTTTFNNRFGTIVGGIFKDGLIKTSTSTLKTGQTAILTVKLQDGQANPVVGHDVRFSSSNCVGSDLASITATAATNASGIATANYTANGCDGEDIVIAETRYEGQDLSATSTLTIDPLQVRFGSFNQLTFNEGTIASSVNGTIEAGQSTQLTVDLIDQNNDRYTGASDIFFTSNCQATGLAEIDPSVIASSDGKATVIYTARGCEPNDIVTAQTSVAGSTLTATIDIATEQLPIGGIQFISATPRVLRLNGTGGPSSDSQSIVKFKVTAADGSPLPSQIVNLSLNTGDPIASDSNNGKDAFLSSYQETTDANGEISTTVNAGTRATPIRVTATALQNGVEKTAQSSSLAITTGIPDQDSFSISASVLNIEGNSRNGETTTITVHAADRFNNPVLDGTAIVFNTEGGAIGQVDGSDPTTGEGTGGECFTVGGVCSVTLRSQNPKPVDGKVSVFAYAIGEENFTDSNGNGRYDSGEAFDNILEPFRDDNEDITHNAGEFFADFNDDGVRNDSSDPNSTGSLYDGLLCDANCGNNTLYVSNQMKIIFGASSFNVDVTPANLDGGDAAIMITITDAEGVARNKRPPAGTTVSITTTFGSISGANSWEVADSIADGPAVYVTALKQSNAPGGGTLEVIVTTPSGVQSFGQAAVSQTVTPP, from the coding sequence ATGAAGCTTTTGTTGCGTGCCAGCTTACTGGCTCTCTCACTCACAACAATTACCGCATGCGGTGGCGGTGGAGGGAGCGACGGTCCATCACTCACCCCAAATGGCCAAACCCCCGGCAGCGGCAACACCAATACTAGTGTTCGTTTCGGCATATCCAATAGCAGCGGATTTCAAGACGGAGTAATTGGAAGCGACCTCACCGAATTAGCACAAAATGACAGCACCACTCTGCGAGTTGCTTTTGTTGACGAAAATGGCGCCCCGGTGACAACCCCTGCGCAGATCGAGTTCACCTCCACTTGTGTTAGCGATGGCGCATCCTCTATTACCCCTGCCACCACAACGAATGCCACCGGACTGGTGAGTGTTACTTATACCGCCGAAGGCTGTAATATCTCAGACACAGTGGTTGCCACTACAACCATTAACAATACTAAATTAATTGCATCGGTATCGTTAGCAACTAGCAGCGACATTGGCACAGGGGGCGGCAATGGCGGCGGTGATACTACCGATATTCGCTTCGGCACATTTGCCAACAACAGTTTTGTTGACGGCGCAATTAAGGCCAACTTCACCAGCCTTCAGCCTGGCGACAAGGTAAACCTTGAGGTTTCCTTTATTAATGGCGATGGTTTACCTTACACCGACCCTGCCTCCGTCACCTTCACGTCGACCTGCATTAGCGCAAACTTAGCGACCATAACACCCGCTAGCGTAACTAACAGCAACGGCTTAATTCAGGCCCAATACACCTCAGTGAGCTGTAATGGCGAAGATAACGTTATCGCCACCACCAGTGTCGACAACGTTGCCCTGAACGCCAATGTTGTACTCACCACGACTTTCAACAATCGCTTCGGCACCATAGTTGGCGGAATATTCAAAGACGGCCTAATCAAAACCAGCACCAGCACTTTAAAAACAGGGCAAACCGCTATCCTTACAGTGAAACTACAGGACGGGCAAGCCAACCCAGTTGTTGGCCATGACGTTCGATTCTCGTCATCAAACTGCGTTGGCTCAGATCTAGCGAGTATTACCGCAACCGCGGCAACAAATGCCAGCGGTATCGCCACTGCCAACTACACTGCAAACGGTTGCGATGGCGAAGATATCGTCATTGCAGAAACCCGCTATGAAGGACAAGATCTAAGTGCGACAAGCACACTGACAATAGACCCTTTGCAGGTTCGATTCGGCTCTTTTAATCAACTAACCTTCAATGAAGGCACAATTGCAAGCAGTGTGAACGGGACGATTGAGGCCGGTCAATCTACACAACTCACCGTCGATTTAATTGACCAAAATAACGATCGCTATACTGGCGCCAGCGATATCTTTTTCACTTCAAACTGCCAAGCCACCGGCCTAGCAGAAATCGACCCAAGCGTTATCGCAAGCAGCGATGGCAAAGCAACCGTAATTTACACCGCGCGGGGCTGTGAGCCCAACGATATAGTCACCGCCCAAACGAGCGTCGCAGGAAGCACATTAACCGCTACTATCGATATCGCGACTGAGCAGCTCCCAATTGGAGGCATTCAGTTCATTAGCGCCACGCCTCGAGTATTGCGCTTGAATGGCACCGGAGGCCCTTCCTCTGACTCACAATCCATCGTCAAATTTAAAGTCACCGCAGCGGACGGCTCACCCTTACCAAGCCAAATCGTTAACCTCTCATTAAATACTGGAGACCCAATCGCAAGCGATTCAAATAACGGTAAAGATGCATTTTTAAGTAGCTATCAAGAAACCACTGACGCGAACGGCGAAATCTCAACGACGGTGAATGCCGGAACGCGAGCAACCCCGATCAGGGTCACTGCAACAGCCCTGCAAAACGGTGTGGAAAAAACCGCACAGTCGTCATCTCTTGCAATTACCACTGGTATTCCAGATCAAGATAGTTTTTCCATCAGCGCCTCTGTCCTCAATATTGAAGGAAATAGCCGCAATGGCGAAACCACAACCATTACGGTCCATGCTGCGGATAGATTTAACAATCCAGTTTTAGATGGAACAGCAATTGTATTCAACACTGAAGGTGGCGCTATTGGTCAAGTAGACGGCAGCGACCCTACCACAGGCGAGGGCACCGGCGGCGAATGCTTTACGGTTGGCGGCGTTTGCTCAGTAACACTAAGATCGCAAAACCCGAAACCGGTCGACGGAAAAGTGAGTGTATTTGCATACGCAATTGGCGAAGAAAACTTCACTGATAGCAATGGCAATGGGCGCTACGACAGCGGTGAAGCCTTCGACAATATCCTAGAACCCTTCCGCGATGACAACGAAGACATCACACATAACGCCGGCGAGTTTTTCGCAGACTTTAATGACGATGGCGTCCGCAATGACAGCAGCGACCCAAATTCAACCGGAAGCCTATACGACGGACTACTGTGTGACGCAAATTGCGGAAATAACACACTGTATGTCAGCAACCAAATGAAAATTATATTTGGCGCGTCAAGCTTCAATGTAGATGTGACGCCTGCAAATCTTGACGGTGGCGACGCAGCGATAATGATCACCATCACCGACGCAGAAGGCGTAGCACGAAATAAACGCCCACCGGCGGGCACAACGGTATCCATCACCACAACATTTGGAAGCATATCAGGTGCAAATTCATGGGAAGTTGCTGACAGTATCGCCGATGGCCCAGCGGTTTATGTCACTGCACTAAAACAGTCGAACGCACCCGGTGGAGGCACCTTAGAGGTTATCGTGACCACGCCGAGCGGCGTGCAATCCTTTGGCCAGGCAGCCGTATCACAAACGGTGACCCCTCCATAG
- a CDS encoding ISL3 family transposase, with amino-acid sequence MSHAGRIIGIPGLEIERVVRRKGIEVWAKPVHRPPCKHCQGNGLRIKATHLRTVKHTRQGNQVMTLHLRVPKYHCQECKRYFRHAFTGIRPRFRASEAYRLEVFEAHDGGVTQRKLSRTHQISPATVERWYQHHIKQKRSEGDRRYCPRVLGIDEHFFTRKKGYATTLTDLKNHKVFDVQLGRSELSLRRYLKALEGRERVQVVVMDLSETYRSIARRYFPNAAIVADRFHVVRLINQHFLSVWKQHDPEGRKNRGLISLMRRHQWNLRDEQHANLMQYLAEYPVLQALYVAKQRLIRFVLLKTLTRKKASIKLPVFMKLLDELAESPLRALANTLRSWLKPIVAMWRFSKSNGITEGFHNKMEMMTRRAYGFRNFENYRMRVLAHCGWDGVINRV; translated from the coding sequence ATGTCCCACGCAGGAAGAATTATAGGCATACCTGGCCTTGAGATTGAACGGGTAGTCCGCAGGAAAGGGATCGAAGTCTGGGCAAAGCCTGTGCACAGGCCGCCTTGTAAGCATTGTCAGGGCAATGGCCTGAGGATTAAAGCCACGCATCTCAGGACGGTGAAGCACACTCGTCAGGGGAATCAAGTGATGACCTTGCACCTTCGAGTACCCAAGTACCATTGCCAGGAGTGTAAGCGCTATTTTCGTCACGCCTTTACCGGTATTCGTCCGCGTTTTCGCGCTTCAGAAGCCTATCGACTGGAAGTGTTCGAAGCCCACGATGGCGGTGTAACGCAGCGCAAGTTGTCTCGAACCCATCAAATCAGCCCAGCGACGGTAGAGCGTTGGTATCAGCACCATATTAAGCAAAAGCGTTCCGAGGGGGATCGCCGATATTGCCCTCGCGTATTAGGGATAGATGAGCATTTCTTTACCCGTAAAAAGGGTTATGCGACCACGCTTACCGACCTCAAGAATCACAAAGTGTTTGATGTCCAACTAGGACGATCAGAATTGAGTTTGCGCCGCTATTTAAAGGCCCTTGAGGGACGAGAGCGCGTTCAGGTTGTGGTGATGGATCTCTCGGAAACGTACCGCAGCATTGCCCGCCGCTACTTTCCCAATGCCGCGATCGTGGCTGACCGATTCCATGTGGTCAGGCTTATTAACCAGCACTTTTTAAGTGTCTGGAAGCAGCATGATCCTGAGGGCAGAAAGAACCGCGGTTTGATCAGTTTAATGCGTCGCCATCAATGGAATTTGCGGGATGAGCAGCACGCCAACCTTATGCAGTATTTGGCTGAGTACCCAGTGCTGCAAGCACTGTATGTGGCCAAGCAACGATTAATCCGATTTGTGTTGCTCAAGACCCTGACGCGCAAGAAAGCCAGCATCAAGTTGCCGGTATTCATGAAATTGCTTGATGAGCTAGCTGAGAGCCCGCTACGAGCGCTAGCTAACACATTGCGCTCCTGGTTGAAGCCCATTGTGGCCATGTGGCGATTTAGTAAAAGTAACGGAATAACTGAGGGCTTCCACAACAAAATGGAAATGATGACACGACGAGCGTATGGTTTTAGAAACTTTGAAAATTACAGGATGAGAGTGCTGGCCCACTGCGGGTGGGACGGAGTGATTAACAGGGTTTGA
- the hemA gene encoding glutamyl-tRNA reductase: MNLLVIGINHNSAPVAVRERVAFVPEQMPLALRDALTCIGVSELAILSTCNRTELYGVLNDAADATVHSMVDWLAAYHRIDRAELAACIYDCRGQDALKHMMEVAAGLDSMVLGEPQILGQMKTAYAQAVEAGTANGALHRTFAQVFSVAKRVRTDTGIGENPVSVAYAAVNLTQHVFSSLSSCTALLIGAGETIELVARHLQDKGVKRIIIANRTLDRARLLAEQFNGEAVMLSDMPKYLVDADIVVASTASQLPILGKGAVEVALKKRKHRPMVMVDIAVPRDIEPQVAELADVYLYTVDDLREIVEENKRARQSEAHKAGDIIAKALLEWQTQLRALDAVDTVRDYRAKAEEYRDAELERALRQLAKGDDAEQVLEQLARGLTNKLIHSPTTQIKAAGAKGRTDLVHWARELFQLKDSDS; the protein is encoded by the coding sequence ATGAATCTGCTCGTAATCGGCATTAACCACAACTCGGCCCCGGTCGCGGTGCGCGAGCGCGTGGCGTTTGTGCCTGAGCAAATGCCACTCGCGCTGCGTGATGCGCTTACGTGTATTGGCGTATCTGAGTTGGCAATTCTCTCGACCTGTAACCGCACTGAATTATATGGCGTGCTCAATGACGCTGCCGATGCCACAGTTCATAGTATGGTGGATTGGTTGGCGGCCTATCACCGTATTGATCGCGCCGAGTTAGCCGCCTGTATCTACGATTGCCGTGGCCAAGATGCCCTAAAGCATATGATGGAAGTGGCCGCGGGCCTCGACTCCATGGTGCTTGGCGAACCTCAAATTTTAGGCCAAATGAAGACTGCCTACGCCCAAGCGGTTGAGGCTGGCACCGCCAATGGCGCCTTGCATCGCACCTTTGCCCAAGTGTTTTCGGTCGCCAAGCGGGTGCGCACCGATACCGGTATTGGTGAAAACCCAGTGTCGGTGGCATATGCGGCTGTTAACCTAACCCAGCATGTATTCTCCTCGCTGAGTAGTTGTACTGCGCTATTGATTGGCGCGGGTGAAACCATCGAACTGGTCGCCCGCCATCTTCAGGACAAGGGCGTAAAGCGTATTATTATTGCCAATCGAACCTTAGACCGGGCGCGGCTTTTAGCCGAGCAGTTTAATGGCGAGGCAGTGATGCTGTCGGACATGCCGAAATATTTGGTTGATGCCGATATTGTGGTGGCGTCGACGGCCAGTCAATTGCCCATTCTCGGTAAGGGGGCGGTGGAAGTTGCACTGAAAAAACGTAAACATCGGCCCATGGTGATGGTCGATATCGCCGTACCGAGGGATATCGAGCCGCAGGTTGCGGAGCTGGCCGATGTCTATTTATACACGGTAGATGATTTGCGTGAAATCGTTGAAGAGAATAAGCGCGCTAGACAAAGTGAGGCCCATAAGGCTGGCGATATAATCGCAAAGGCCTTGCTAGAATGGCAGACGCAACTGCGCGCTTTAGATGCTGTTGATACGGTGCGAGATTATCGCGCCAAGGCGGAAGAGTATCGCGATGCCGAGCTAGAGCGCGCTTTGCGGCAATTGGCCAAGGGTGACGACGCCGAGCAAGTGCTAGAGCAACTGGCTCGGGGCTTGACCAATAAATTAATACACAGCCCAACAACCCAAATAAAAGCGGCGGGCGCCAAAGGTCGAACAGACCTCGTCCACTGGGCGCGGGAGTTATTTCAGCTTAAAGACAGCGACTCCTAA
- the lolB gene encoding lipoprotein insertase outer membrane protein LolB, with translation MIRLPKTPLTHTKLAVIAALTILTGCAASPERYQDSSAEQWQLKGKIGLWHGDKKESATIDWQQCSADSMHIRLSGPLGSGAIELFADSDGASLSQNGETRRAASIESLAAQAQWPLPVDALRLWVRGRAAPQLELRSRINTNGQLEELEQAGWTIRYRYSEPEQTLPERVDANSADTRLSLIIRDWGEQTGMCTPK, from the coding sequence ATGATTAGATTACCGAAAACACCGCTTACCCATACTAAGCTCGCCGTCATTGCCGCACTCACAATATTAACCGGCTGTGCCGCCAGCCCCGAGCGCTACCAAGACAGTAGCGCCGAGCAGTGGCAACTAAAGGGCAAAATAGGCCTTTGGCACGGCGACAAAAAAGAAAGCGCCACTATCGACTGGCAGCAATGCAGCGCCGACAGCATGCATATCCGCCTCAGCGGCCCACTGGGCAGCGGTGCCATTGAGCTGTTTGCCGACAGCGATGGCGCCAGCCTGAGCCAAAACGGCGAAACCCGTCGCGCCGCGAGCATCGAAAGCCTCGCCGCACAAGCGCAATGGCCCCTGCCGGTTGACGCTTTACGCCTGTGGGTACGAGGTCGCGCCGCGCCTCAACTTGAGTTGCGCAGCCGAATAAATACGAATGGCCAACTTGAAGAACTCGAACAAGCCGGCTGGACCATTCGTTATCGCTACAGCGAACCCGAGCAAACGCTGCCAGAACGGGTTGATGCCAACTCGGCAGACACCCGCCTAAGCCTAATTATTCGCGATTGGGGCGAACAAACCGGCATGTGTACGCCAAAATGA
- the ispE gene encoding 4-(cytidine 5'-diphospho)-2-C-methyl-D-erythritol kinase, producing the protein MMTIELPCPAKINLFLNITGRRADGYHELQTVFQLLDYGDSLRLTRRDDGQIRLHPELDGVASEDNLIMRAARQLQALHPHKRLGADLSLIKRLPMGGGIGGGSSDAASTLVGLNALWDLKLNLTQLGDIGLKLGADVPVFVHGKTAWAEGIGEKLSPIETPESWFVVLKPDCHVSTVEIFCHEQLTRHSSPIKIAAFLEGGNGNSCEPLVRKLYPNVDKALIWLNQFSPAKLTGTGACVFASFQDQATAEAVCAQRPNNIDGFVARGVNTSPLHKALGIL; encoded by the coding sequence ATGATGACAATAGAGCTGCCCTGCCCCGCAAAAATAAATTTATTTCTGAATATCACCGGCCGCCGCGCCGACGGTTATCACGAACTGCAAACCGTCTTTCAATTGCTCGATTACGGCGATAGTTTGCGACTCACTCGCCGCGACGACGGTCAAATCCGCCTGCACCCCGAACTCGACGGCGTCGCCAGTGAAGACAACTTGATAATGCGCGCAGCGCGGCAATTACAGGCACTTCACCCGCACAAACGCCTCGGCGCCGACCTCTCCCTCATTAAACGCCTTCCCATGGGCGGGGGTATAGGCGGCGGCAGCTCGGATGCCGCAAGCACGCTAGTGGGCCTTAACGCCCTGTGGGATCTAAAGCTAAATTTGACGCAACTCGGCGATATTGGCTTAAAACTCGGCGCCGACGTACCCGTTTTCGTCCATGGCAAGACGGCCTGGGCGGAGGGAATAGGTGAAAAACTTAGCCCCATAGAAACCCCAGAAAGCTGGTTTGTGGTGCTAAAACCAGACTGTCATGTGTCCACTGTAGAAATTTTTTGTCATGAACAATTGACACGCCATAGCTCACCGATCAAAATAGCCGCCTTTCTTGAGGGAGGTAACGGAAATAGTTGCGAACCACTGGTTCGAAAACTGTATCCGAATGTTGATAAGGCTTTGATTTGGCTGAATCAATTCTCTCCCGCAAAGCTGACCGGAACAGGCGCATGCGTGTTTGCCAGCTTTCAAGATCAGGCAACTGCCGAGGCAGTTTGCGCGCAACGACCGAATAATATTGACGGTTTCGTTGCCCGAGGTGTAAACACCTCGCCACTGCATAAAGCATTGGGCATTCTCTAA